The following are encoded together in the Pedobacter sp. D749 genome:
- a CDS encoding flagellar motor protein MotB has protein sequence MKNTFFAFAVLLFLSSFTSCVVLSPKKYKALLGTKDSLYTAFNEGLIKIENLEKEVAKLKKDTTLMAEELRDLQSNYNTVDANYKKLKNNSSSEITKLSGDLAAREKRLKEVEEVLRKRDEATNSLKEKLQQALLGFTKSGLTVEIKNGKVYVSLTDKLLFPSGSIIIDEKGKQALTQLANVLKQQPEINIAVEGHTDNQKINNLGQIKDNWDLSVLRATSVVRYLTENEKVESVRMTATGKGEFQPLGTNANADGRSKNRRIEIVLSPKLDELYNLIK, from the coding sequence ATGAAAAATACCTTTTTTGCCTTTGCCGTTCTCCTCTTTCTTTCTTCCTTTACTTCTTGTGTTGTATTATCTCCAAAAAAGTATAAAGCTTTGTTGGGAACCAAAGACTCACTATATACCGCATTTAATGAAGGTTTAATCAAAATCGAAAACCTTGAAAAAGAAGTAGCAAAATTGAAAAAGGATACGACTTTAATGGCTGAAGAGCTTCGCGATTTGCAAAGTAATTACAACACCGTTGATGCGAACTATAAAAAACTTAAAAATAATTCTTCAAGTGAGATCACCAAGCTATCGGGCGATTTAGCTGCCCGCGAGAAACGTTTAAAAGAAGTGGAAGAGGTGCTGCGCAAACGTGATGAAGCCACCAACTCACTCAAAGAGAAACTACAGCAGGCCTTATTGGGCTTTACTAAAAGCGGTTTAACTGTTGAAATTAAAAATGGAAAAGTATATGTTTCGCTAACCGATAAACTCTTATTCCCCTCTGGAAGTATCATCATTGATGAAAAGGGTAAACAGGCATTAACGCAATTGGCCAATGTATTAAAACAGCAGCCTGAAATTAACATTGCAGTTGAGGGGCATACCGATAATCAGAAAATAAATAATCTGGGGCAGATTAAAGACAACTGGGATTTAAGTGTGTTGAGGGCTACTTCTGTTGTACGTTATTTAACAGAGAACGAAAAAGTAGAAAGTGTAAGGATGACGGCAACTGGTAAAGGTGAATTTCAGCCCTTAGGTACAAATGCAAATGCAGATGGAAGAAGCAAAAATAGAAGGATAGAGATCGTGCTTTCTCCTAAACTGGATGAACTTTATAATTTGATTAAATAA
- a CDS encoding DUF2461 domain-containing protein, protein MLKKETLNFIKDVAENNNREWFAANKDVYEAAKVDVLELVAKLIPELAKVDPLLSAEADPKKSLLRIYRDVRFSKNKDPYKNNFGIWFSAKSKGGNEPGYYLHIQPGKSFIAGGYWMPEASHLKLIRQEIDYNIGDFKEIINGKDFKKNFKLGVDNALKNAPKGYDPADPNIEFLKLKSFEATTKIDDEEFLKPNLVNKLISSFKTVQPLVAFLRNAIEQ, encoded by the coding sequence ATGTTAAAAAAAGAAACCCTAAACTTTATAAAAGACGTTGCCGAAAACAACAACCGCGAGTGGTTTGCTGCCAATAAAGATGTTTATGAAGCTGCAAAAGTCGATGTACTCGAACTTGTAGCAAAATTAATCCCTGAACTGGCTAAGGTAGATCCATTGCTGTCGGCTGAGGCTGATCCTAAAAAAAGCCTTTTGCGCATTTACCGCGATGTGCGTTTCAGCAAAAATAAAGATCCCTATAAAAATAATTTCGGTATCTGGTTTTCGGCCAAAAGCAAAGGAGGGAACGAACCAGGCTATTACCTGCACATCCAGCCAGGAAAAAGCTTTATTGCCGGTGGATACTGGATGCCTGAAGCATCGCATTTAAAATTGATCAGACAGGAGATTGATTATAATATTGGCGATTTTAAAGAAATTATCAACGGCAAGGATTTTAAGAAAAACTTTAAACTAGGTGTGGATAATGCACTTAAAAATGCACCGAAAGGCTATGATCCTGCAGATCCAAACATCGAATTTTTAAAGCTGAAAAGCTTCGAAGCCACCACAAAAATCGATGATGAAGAATTTTTAAAACCGAACCTCGTTAATAAGTTGATAAGTTCTTTTAAAACAGTACAGCCATTAGTTGCATTTTTACGAAATGCTATAGAACAATAA